A part of Campylobacter concisus genomic DNA contains:
- the smpB gene encoding SsrA-binding protein SmpB, translating into MKDLAKNKKALHDFSILETFEAGIVLKGSEVKALRAGRANLKDSFVRVIKGELFLLNAHISYLETTHSAFRPNERAARKLLMHRKQIDKIFGQVSQDGLTLVVLALYLSDKNIVKARLALAKGKNLHDKRETLKRREADKEARAAIKRYV; encoded by the coding sequence ATAAAAGATCTAGCGAAAAACAAGAAAGCTTTGCATGACTTTAGTATACTTGAGACCTTTGAAGCTGGTATCGTTTTAAAAGGCAGCGAGGTCAAGGCTCTAAGGGCTGGCAGAGCAAATTTAAAAGATAGCTTTGTGCGCGTCATAAAGGGTGAGCTTTTCTTACTAAACGCTCATATCAGCTATCTTGAGACCACACACAGCGCATTTCGTCCAAATGAGCGAGCAGCCAGAAAACTTTTGATGCACAGAAAGCAGATCGATAAAATTTTTGGTCAAGTCTCACAAGATGGGCTTACTTTGGTTGTTTTGGCACTTTATCTAAGCGATAAAAACATCGTAAAAGCAAGGCTAGCCCTTGCAAAAGGTAAAAATTTGCACGACAAGCGCGAGACTTTAAAAAGACGCGAGGCAGACAAAGAGGCAAGAGCTGCCATAAAAAGATATGTTTAA